The following are from one region of the Magallana gigas chromosome 4, xbMagGiga1.1, whole genome shotgun sequence genome:
- the LOC105338073 gene encoding uncharacterized protein — protein sequence MKRRDIHRVKPYEYTGKLSIKYYNVTTSTQAKQRLGKIQLSIERGTKRNLRYITIGIYEDSLSWKYLVKINNTKPFDESHMEVHVSCLKMSDQRVNMTIALRVKNPTRIKPTKNRQGRRKYKLQNHECLLIIFKTNPQMMAITVTTKNHRLCQRKRRFNNKENMRCICRRKRRRRRRKNKRKNIKNSRGELTDNRQTKIMYSTPKNEKQILPKENCIVDTHKRTTSFWWNKQDQNIQIESCGIMNNASELIVGKIIENGNIVSCLTPYKKTEIYYPRIYYYHRRMKSFVSPCAFKKK from the exons ATGAAGAGAAGAG ATATACACAGGGTAAAGCCCTATGAGTATACCGGTAAGCTGTCTATAAAGTATTATAACGTAACAACGAGCACGCAGGCAAAACAAAGACTTGGAAAAATACAGCTTAGTATAGAAAGAG gcACAAAACGAAATCTCCGATATATAACGATAGGAATATATGAAGACAGTCTATCGTGGAAATATCTTGTTAAGATTAACAAcacaaag CCATTTGATGAGAGTCATATGGAAGTTCATGTCTCCTGTTTAAAGATGTCTGACCAAAGAGTTAACATGACAATTGCGCTGAGGGTTAAAAACCCAACGAGAATAAAGCCAACCAAAAATCGACAAGGCAGACGaaaatacaaattacaaaacCACGAATGTTTACTGatcatatttaaaacaaaccCTCAAATGATGGCGATTACAGTCACTACAAAAAACCATCGCTTGTGTCAAAGGAAAAGAAGGttcaataataaagaaaatatgcgATGCATATGtcgaagaaaaagaagaaggaGAAGGaggaaaaacaaaagaaaaaatattaaaaattctaGAGGAGAATTAACAGATAATCGTCAAACAAAAATCATGTATTCAACGCCTAAAAACGAAAAACAGATTTTACCAAAGG AAAACTGCATAGTAGATACCCATAAAAGAACTACTTCGTTTTGGTGGAACAAACAAgaccaaaatattcaaatagaaTCATGTGGAATTATGAACAACGCGTCAGAGTTGATCGTTGGAAAGATAATTGAAAATGGAAAT ATTGTGTCTTGTCTTACGCCTTACAAGAAAACGGAAATCTATTATCCACGG ATTTATTACTACCATAGACGTATGAAATCATTTGTAAGTCCATGTGCTTTTAAGAAGAAATGA
- the LOC105338074 gene encoding conserved oligomeric Golgi complex subunit 6, with protein sequence MTDRDGATTTDSASSSAANPLSRKLNKILETRLDNDKEMLESLKALSTFFNENSLRTRRNLRSDIERRSLSINEEFLQTFQGVKEQLDSVYADVKAMNDCCQDMTSRLKAAKEQTHDLISQTTKLHAESQKVQMKLQVADVFLDKFQLKPNEVKALRGNRDGSLSQEFFNSLNKVKTIHNDCKILLRTNQQTAGLEIMEAMALHQESAFERLYRWTQNECRTLTGDSPDISPMLCQSMEALQDRPVLFRYSLDEYGTARRTAVVRGLIDALTRGGPGGTPRPIELHSHDPLRYVGDMLAWLHQAAASEKEYVHSLLKKCTVTTEQVQDILGHITEGVCRPFKVRVEQVLVSEQDAVTLYKLNNLLKFYHNTIGQIVNKEASLLTTITEIQDLSHRMFFNSLNCHANKLLDKVELPPADLSTPAALSQTMQLLKDVLACHDASVVAIDDKKQDFKQILSCIVDPLVQMCSVSASRLNAIDMACYMINCIYIMQTTLSLYEFTDTRLEMLQAQVEAQLDTLVNEQAAMVLNRVGLAEAYKMVQAYQPKQGPLSSLQGMDAGTLKSAMMQFDSFLANPDALVLPQCSLILSARIRESIKKRSMELINESYRLLFDRIKNPANEYKEPQGIVPRTPDQVMKLLQY encoded by the exons ATGACAGACCGAGATGGAGCTACAACTACGGATTCTGCTTCTTCTTCAGCAGCTAATCCTCTTTCAAGAAAGCTTAACAAAATTTTAGAAACAAGACTTGACAATGACAAG GAAATGCTTGAATCACTTAAGGCATTATCcacatttttcaatgaaaatagcTTACGAACTAGAAGAAACCTCAGAAGTGATATAGAACGTAGAAGTCTGTCGATTAATGAAGAGTTTTTACAAACTTTTCAAGGAGTTAAAGAG CAACTTGACAGTGTGTATGCAGATGTGAAAGCAATGAATGATTGCTGCCAGGACATGACATCACGTCTGAAG GCAGCAAAAGAACAGACACACGACTTGATATCCCAGACTACTAAGCTTCATGCTGAGAG TCAAAAGGTGCAGATGAAACTACAGGTGGCTGATGTTTTTCTGGATAAATTTCAACTGAAACCTAATGAGGTTAAAGCCCTTCGTGGAAACCGAGATGGGTCTTTGAGCCAA GAGTTTTTCAACAGCTTAAATAAAGTCAAGACGATTCACAATGACTGTAAAATCTTGTTGAGGACCAATCAACAAACTGCAGG TCTGGAAATAATGGAGGCAATGGCCCTTCATCAGGAATCTGCCTTTGAAAGATTATACAGATGGACTCAGA ATGAATGCAGAACTTTAACAGGAGATTCCCCTGACATCTCCCCTATGCTCTGTCAAAGTATGGAAGCCCTGCAGGACAGGCCGGTGCTCTTTAG ATATTCTTTAGATGAGTATGGGACAGCAAGAAGAACAGCTGTAGTTAGGGGTCTTATAGATGCACTCACTAGAGGGG GACCTGGTGGTACCCCACGACCTATTGAACTTCATTCCCATGATCCCCTGCGGTACGTTGGAGACATGTTGGCATGGTTACATCAAGCAGCTGCCTCAGAGAAGGAATATGTTCACTCTCTGCTCAAGAAGTGCACAG taaccACAGAGCAAGTACAGGATATCCTTGGACACATAACAGAGGGCGTCTGTAGACCATTCAAG GTGAGGGTGGAGCAAGTATTGGTGTCCGAACAAGATGCAGTCACACTGTACAAGCTAAACAACCTACTCAAGTTCTATCACAATACAATAGG ACAAATAGTGAACAAGGAGGCCTCCTTGCTGACTACCATCACAGAAATCCAAGATCTCAGTCACAGGATGTTCTTCAACAGTCTCAATTGTCATGCCAATAAACTTCTAGACAAg GTGGAATTGCCTCCGGCTGACCTTTCGACCCCAGCAGCACTCAGTCAGACAATGCAGTTGTTGAAGGATGTACTTGCCTGTCATGATGCCTCTGTTGTGGCTATTGATGACAAGAAACAGGACTTTAAAcag ATATTGTCTTGTATAGTGGATCCACTTGTCCAGATGTGCTCAGTGTCTGCAAGTCGACTTAATGCCATAGACATGGCCTGTTACATGATCAACTGTATATACATTATGCAGACCACGTTGTCTCTGTATGAATTCACAGACACTAGATTAGAAATGCTGCAAGCCCAG GTTGAGGCACAGCTGGACACGTTAGTAAATGAACAAGCAGCAATGGTACTGAATAGGGTTGGGCTGGCAGAGGCCTACAAGATGGTTCAAGCCTATCAACCAAAACAG GGTCCTCTCTCTTCTCTCCAAGGCATGGATGCTGGGACATTGAAATCTGCAATG ATGCAGTTTGACAGCTTCCTGGCCAATCCAGATGCCCTGGTTCTACCACAGTGCAGTCTAATTTTAAGTGCTCGAATACG GGAATCAATAAAGAAAAGATCTATGGAACTTATCAATGAATCCTATAGACTGCTGTTTGACAGGATAAAGAATCCAGCCAATGAATACAAAGAGCCCCAAGGAATCGTACCAAGGACCCCAGACCAAGTGATGAAACTGCTCCAATATTAA
- the LOC105338075 gene encoding uncharacterized protein has product MRSTFIFCTLLVAVSATYYGGGGYSGIGGGHGGIGGGYGGRGGGYGAIGGGYGGIGGGYGGLGGGGYGGIGGGYGGLGGGYGGLGGGYGGLGGGGYGGRGGGGGYGGLGGGYGGIGGGYGGLGGGYGGLGGGYGGLGGVGGIGGVGGIGGIGGGYGYDDYSGSAGYIAGGRGGLIGGGHGGLMGRKGGAIGGSYGKPQY; this is encoded by the exons ATGAGGTCCACTTTCATTTTCTGCACACTACTCGTAGCAGTATCTGCAACATATTATGGTGGTGGTGGATATAGCGGTATAGGGGGAGGACACGGAGGAATAGGTGGAGGATATGGCGGGAGAGGAGGAGGATATGGTGCAATAGGAGGAGGATATGGTGGAATAGGAGGCGGATATGGTGGACTCGGAGGAGGAGGATATGGCGGGATAGGAGGAGGATATGGTGGACTTGGGGGAGGATATGGCGGACTAGGAGGAGGATATGGCGGTCTTGGAGGAGGAGGATATGGTGggagaggaggaggaggaggataTGGCGGCCTTGGAGGAGGATACGGCGGGATAGGAGGTGGATATGGTGGACTTGGCGGAGGATATGGCGGACTAGGTGGAGGATACGGCGGACTAGGTGGAGTTGGTGGTATTGGAGGTGTTGGTGGTATCGGTGGAATCGGAGGCGGATATGGCTATGACGATTATTCAGGAAGTGCTGGATACATTGCGGGTGGAAGAGGTGGACTAATAGGAGGCGGCCATGGCGGATTGATGGGCAGGAAAGGGG GAGCTATTGGAGGAAGTTATGGGAAGCCAC AGTATTAG
- the LOC105348973 gene encoding uncharacterized protein: protein MNTLVVFSVLVASCFAGYDKRPQGGYKYGTCPYFIDYGGVGQSCFSDYHCPGAQKCCNYRCQVPLEAQRYGSCPNNPASPGTGQYCNTDRDCYYNQKCCTGIYGTVNTCKYVGYHGYNGPNVFGSGQFGGNLNGLPVGPFGTGLGQSVVFDDDFSGVGVPALGGGVPVLGGGVPALGGGVPFLGGVSPVGGAPLFGGVPAVGGVPSFGPVVPRKKTY from the exons ATGAACACCCTAGTCGTCTTCTCTGTCTTGGTTGCTTCATGCTTTGCCGGCTATGACAAGAGACCCCAAGGGG gctACAAATATGGAACTTGCCCTTACTTCATAGACTATGGTGGAGTTGGACAATCTTGCTTTTCGGATTACCACTGCCCTGGCGCCCAGAAATGCTGCAACTACAGATGCCAAGTTCCTCTAGAAGCACAAAGGTATGGTAGCTGCCCAAACAATCCAGCCAGCCCAGGAACTGGACAATACTGCAACACAGACAGAGATTGTTACTACAACCAGAAATGTTGTACCGGTATTTACGGCACCGTCAACACATGCAAGTACGTTGGCTATCACGGATATAATGGACCAAATGTATTCGGTTCCGGTCAATTCGGAGGCAACCTGAATGGCCTCCCGGTGGGACCTTTTGGCACAGGACTAGGACAATCCGTTGTATTTGATGACGATTTCAGTGGAGTTGGCGTTCCCGCTTTGGGAGGCGGAGTTCCCGTTTTGGGAGGCGGAGTTCCCGCTTTGGGAGGCGGCGTTCCCTTTTTAGGAGGAGTTTCCCCTGTGGGAGGTGCTCCTCTTTTTGGAGGAGTCCCCGCTGTAGGCGGTGTTCCAAGCTTTGGTCCAGTAGTACCAAGAAAGAAGACCTATTAA